One window of Vespa velutina chromosome 2, iVesVel2.1, whole genome shotgun sequence genomic DNA carries:
- the LOC124947177 gene encoding DCN1-like protein 4 isoform X3 yields MPRSKRRAPSSTNHHHTSIDMSPSAHEEGLPRHPSKRLRHTSGARRYTKTEDVSSASSFSQKRCITWFREYTTPDDSDTLGPEGMEKFCEDIGVEPENVVMLVLAYKMNARQMGFFTLSEWLKGLSELQCDSIYKIQQKLEYLRNQLNDPHVFKGIYRYAYDFARDKDQRSMDMETARVMLQLLLGKHWPLFTQFAQFLDQSKYKVINKDQWCNILEFSRTINHDLSNYDLDGACK; encoded by the exons ATGCCACGCAGCAAGCGTAGAGCGCCCTCTAGCACAAATCACCATCACACATCAATTGATATGTCACCTAGTGCCCATGAAGAGGGTTTACCAAGACATCCATCAAAACGATTGCGCCATACGTCTGG agcAAGGCGGTACACAAAAACAGAAGATGTCTCCAGCGCATCATCATTTTCTCAGAAACGATGTATAACTTGGTTTAGAGAATATACAACACCAGATGATTCAGATACTCTTGGCCCTGAAGGAATGGAGAAGTTCTGTGAAGACATTGGAGTTGAACCTGAAAATGTAGTGATGCTAGTTCTCGCCTATAAAATGAATGCTCGTCAAATGGGGTTTTTCACTTTGAGCGAATGGTTAAAAGGTCTTTCGGAATTACAATGTGAttccatatataaaatacaacaaAAGCTTGAGTACCTCAGGAACCAATTAAATGATCCTCACGTTTTTAAAGGAATTTATAGATATGCCTATGATTTTGCTAGG GATAAAGATCAACGTAGTATGGATATGGAAACTGCTAGAGTAATGCTACAGTTACTTTTGGGAAAGCATTGGCCTTTGTTTACACAGTTCGCTCAGTTCCTAGATCAATCTAAGTACAAAGTAATCAACAAAGATCAATGGTGTAACATTTTAGAATTTTCTCGTACAATCAATCATGACTTATCTAATTATGATTTAGATGGAGCGTGTAAGTGA
- the LOC124957625 gene encoding nucleolar protein 10 isoform X2, whose translation MQASCPNNVKIYNLSVGKSLPEWLSERKKRNLIKKNVDIRRRIELIQDFDMPEVSTSIKLSKDGQYILATGIYKPRVKCFDVNNLSLKFERCFDSEIVFLQCDRNIEFHAAHGKYHRLRIPRFGRDLKYHYPSCDLFVVGVSNEIYRINLERGQFLQSFESEASALNKCEINPLHHLLVVGTQDGKIEAWDPRTKNRVGVLDCALHYVLQNDRLNAVPSITALKFQGGLTLGVGTSNGKVLLYDVRSSKPFLSKDHGYGLPIKSIEFHEKIDVIYSMDSSIIKIWEKENGKLYTSIEAENYFNDLCVIPNSGMVLIANENNKMQTYYIPSLGPAPYWCSFLDNLTEELEELNYDIIYDDYKFITEKELDELGLSHLKGTNLLRAYMHGYFIDIRLYRKARNVIKPFEFEEYKKKKIRQKILETCGSRIQVQQLPSVNKELALKLMENEMNKNFKKKKRITSNILKDERFKALFNNPDFQVDKNSEEYALLNPVISQLEKSKVKKMKAIVEQQEQLKSEDYLYNIENEDRNSSSDESFIHEDSSDDEKTWVKDIRKQYRLIKKNRQKEEENNEKSNNDMKILNNQPNLYEIKEDVEFKEAKPVASKRNKFTLGKRLQNEQMHNLNVSGSRGSRKMTFIIGKRKRDTNSKQTVKKYRKEYKDLLRPAGNIHKIKH comes from the exons ATGCAAGCTTCTTGTCCGAATAATGTGAAAATTTATAACTTGAGTGTGGGCAAGTCTCTACCCGAG TGGTtatccgaaagaaaaaaacgaaatctaataaagaaaaatgttg ATATAAGACGTCGTATAGAACTTATACAAGACTTTGATATGCCTGAAGTTAGTACATCCATTAAGCTTTCAAAGGATGGACAGTATATTTTAGCAACTGGAATTTATAAGCCACGTGTCAAGTGCTTTGATGTTaacaatttatcattaaagtTTGAAAGATGTTTTGACTCTGAG atTGTATTTTTACAATGTGATAGGAACATTGAATTTCATGCTGCTCATGGCAAATATCATAGACTCAGAATACCTCGATTTGGTAGGGATTTAAAGTACCATTATCCATCTTGTGATCTTTTTGTTGTAGGTGTTAG TAATGAAATCTACAgaataaatttagaaagagGACAATTTTTACAATCGTTTGAATCGGAGGCATCTGCATTAAACAAGTGTGAAATAAATCCATTGCATCACTTACTTGTAGTTGGAACACAGGATGGAAAAATAGAAGCATGGGATCCACGAACAAAAAATAGAGTGGGTGTATTGGATTGTGCATTGCATTATGTACTTCAGAATGAtag ATTGAATGCAGTTCCTTCCATTACTGCTCTGAAATTTCAAGGTGGCTTAACCTTAGGTGTAGGTACATCTAATGGAAAAGTCTTATTATATGATGTTAGGTCATCTAAACCATTTTTATCCAAAGATCATGGATATGGTTTACCTATTAAAAGTATTGAATTCCATGAAAAAATAGATGTTATTTATTCTATGGATAGttctattataaagatatgggaaaaagaaaat ggaaaattatatacatccATAGAAGCGGAAAactattttaatgatttatgtGTCATACCAAATAGTGGAATGGTTTTAAtagcaaatgaaaataataaaatgcaaaCATACTATATTCCTAGTCTTGGGCCAGCACCTTATTGGTGTAGTTTTCTAGACAATCTTACAGAAGAATtagaagaattaaattatgatattatttatgatgatTATAAGTTTATTActgaaaaagaattagatgAATTAGGCCTTTCTCATCTAAAAGGCACTAATTTACTTCGAGCCTATATGCATGGTTACTTTATAGATATTCGTTTGTACAGAAAAGCTAGAAATGTAATTAAACCATTCGAATTTgaagaatataagaaaaagaagatacgtCAAAAGATACTAGAGACATGTGGTAGTAGAATAcaa GTTCAACAATTGCCTAGTGTCAACAAAGAGCTGGCTTTAAAATTAATGgagaatgaaatgaataaaaattttaaaaagaagaagagaattacatctaatattttgaaagatgAACGTTTCAAagcattatttaataatccaGATTTTCAAGTTGATAAAAATTCTGAAGAATATGCATTATTAAATCCTGTTATCTCACAACTTGAGAAaagcaaagtaaaaaaaatgaaagctaTAGTAGAACAGCAAGAGCAATTGAAAAGCGAAGATTATTTGTATAACATTGAAAATGaag ATAGAAATTCTAGTTCAGATGAGAGCTTCATACACGAAGATAGTTCAGATGATGAAAAGACATGGGTGAAAGATATACGGAAgcaatatcgattaataaagaaaaatcgacaaaaagaagaagaaaacaatgaaaagtCAAATAACGATATGAAAATACTAAATAATCAACCAAATCTTTATGAAATTAAGGAAGATGTAGAATTTAAAGAAGCAAAACCTGTTGCGAGTAAACgaaataa ATTCACTTTAGGAAAAAGATTACAAAACGAACAAATGCATAATTTGAATGTATCTGGATCACGTGGTAGTAGAAAAATGACATTTATTATTGGAAAA aGAAAACGAGATACGAATTCAAAACAAACagtaaaaaaatacagaaaagaatataaggaTCTTCTACGACCAGCTGGAAATATtcacaaaataaaacattaa
- the LOC124957628 gene encoding uncharacterized protein LOC124957628 isoform X1: MVMTDSNNESKNGKDLPHQNHEETIHISTPSILSELQIHSTEVGEIAEMPNYEHLNTSAVLHYCKHKILRPYLRLLGVMGLRPTSSDEIDHFSRYCILANFHTFQVAVFMCIGYILQYMACFRRDRGFCYKLLPLELQIVPNVSKVPMHETVCFGNVIFSHIIPSLLHLIAYLYTVYLFRIKEHEQLQNLMERAFLLSSNPIHRGNQKRLVRILWFFIALSVVWMIIALITVNIMMAQGVIFFQWLEHSPYQVKILLKILLIICTLWHDMVQGTIITSYCLQGQLLIAHLYFLRGKLLQHTLPPIDWMKEISEFKKLLKYFNNDLGPAVSIYTVINLSWATAGTIWLLQYNDDETENNSVTCISIINVVLWILISIVPFIQAARLTTACSMIQSIGHEVRIRPFVYESTPGEDLDTILLYTSSLKMCARLFRIPVTGRYLCLLLTVASITILTLGQCQIL, translated from the exons ATGGTAATG acaGATTCCAATAATGAAtcaaaaaatggaaaagactTGCCTCATCAAAATCATGAAGAaacaatacatatatctacacCTTCTATTTTATCAGAATTGCAGATACATAGTACTGAA gTAGGAGAAATTGCAGAAATGCCAAATTATGAACATTTGAATACATCAGCGGTTTTACATTATTGTAAACATAAGATATTAAGGCCTTATCTAAGATTATTAGGTGTTATGGGATTAAGGCCAACAAGCAGTGATGAAATTGATCACTTTTCACGTTATTGTATTTTAGCTAATTTTCATACTTTTCAAGTTGCTGTATTTATGTGCATcggatatattttacaatatatggCATGTTTCAG GAGAGATAGAGGATTTTGTTATAAACTATTACCACTGGAATTACAAATTGTACCAAATGTTAGTAAAGTACCTATGCATGAAACAGTTTGCTTTGGAAATGTTATATTCAGTCATATAATTCCTAGTTTACTTCATTTAATTGCATACTTATATACTGTATATCTATTTCGTATTAAAGAACACGAGCAATTACAAAATCTAATGGAACGGGCATTTCTCTTATCTTCTAATCCAATTCATAGAGGAAATCAAAAAAGACTCGTACGAATATTGTGGTTTTTCATAGCTTTAAGTGTAGTATGGATGATAATAGCATTAATTACAGTAAACATAATGATGGCACAAggagttattttttttcaatggcTGGAACATAG tcCATATCAAGTTaagattcttttaaaaatacttttaattatatgcaCACTATGGCATGACATGGTGCAAGGAACAATCATAACAAGTTATTGTCTACAAGGCCAGCTTTTAATTGcacatctttattttcttagagGAAAGTTACTTCAACATACACTACCTCCAATAGATTGGATGAAg GAAATaagtgaatttaaaaaattattgaaatattttaacaatgatTTGGGACCTGCTGTTTCCATTTATACGGTTATAAATCTATCATGGGCAACTGCTGGAACTATTTGGCTATTGCAATACAATGATGatgaaacagaaaataattcaGTCACATGCAttagtataataaatgtagTATTATGGATATTGATATCGATAGTTCCATTTATCCAg GCAGCTAGATTAACTACTGCTTGTTCTATGATACAAAGTATTGGTCATGAAGTACGTATCCGACCATTTGTTTATGAAAGTACACCAGGAGAAGATTTGGACactatacttttatatacatcCTCATTAAAAATGTGCGCTAGATTGTTTAGAATACCAGTGACAGGTAGGTATTTGTGCCTGCTTTTAACTGTTGCTAGTATTACTATACTTACATTAGGTCAATGTCAAAtcttataa
- the LOC124957628 gene encoding uncharacterized protein LOC124957628 isoform X2, which yields MVMTDSNNESKNGKDLPHQNHEETIHISTPSILSELQIHSTEVGEIAEMPNYEHLNTSAVLHYCKHKILRPYLRLLGVMGLRPTSSDEIDHFSRYCILANFHTFQVAVFMCIGYILQYMACFRRDRGFCYKLLPLELQIVPNVSKVPMHETVCFGNVIFSHIIPSLLHLIAYLYTVYLFRIKEHEQLQNLMERAFLLSSNPIHRGNQKRLVRILWFFIALSVVWMIIALITVNIMMAQGVIFFQWLEHRGKLLQHTLPPIDWMKEISEFKKLLKYFNNDLGPAVSIYTVINLSWATAGTIWLLQYNDDETENNSVTCISIINVVLWILISIVPFIQAARLTTACSMIQSIGHEVRIRPFVYESTPGEDLDTILLYTSSLKMCARLFRIPVTGRYLCLLLTVASITILTLGQCQIL from the exons ATGGTAATG acaGATTCCAATAATGAAtcaaaaaatggaaaagactTGCCTCATCAAAATCATGAAGAaacaatacatatatctacacCTTCTATTTTATCAGAATTGCAGATACATAGTACTGAA gTAGGAGAAATTGCAGAAATGCCAAATTATGAACATTTGAATACATCAGCGGTTTTACATTATTGTAAACATAAGATATTAAGGCCTTATCTAAGATTATTAGGTGTTATGGGATTAAGGCCAACAAGCAGTGATGAAATTGATCACTTTTCACGTTATTGTATTTTAGCTAATTTTCATACTTTTCAAGTTGCTGTATTTATGTGCATcggatatattttacaatatatggCATGTTTCAG GAGAGATAGAGGATTTTGTTATAAACTATTACCACTGGAATTACAAATTGTACCAAATGTTAGTAAAGTACCTATGCATGAAACAGTTTGCTTTGGAAATGTTATATTCAGTCATATAATTCCTAGTTTACTTCATTTAATTGCATACTTATATACTGTATATCTATTTCGTATTAAAGAACACGAGCAATTACAAAATCTAATGGAACGGGCATTTCTCTTATCTTCTAATCCAATTCATAGAGGAAATCAAAAAAGACTCGTACGAATATTGTGGTTTTTCATAGCTTTAAGTGTAGTATGGATGATAATAGCATTAATTACAGTAAACATAATGATGGCACAAggagttattttttttcaatggcTGGAACATAG agGAAAGTTACTTCAACATACACTACCTCCAATAGATTGGATGAAg GAAATaagtgaatttaaaaaattattgaaatattttaacaatgatTTGGGACCTGCTGTTTCCATTTATACGGTTATAAATCTATCATGGGCAACTGCTGGAACTATTTGGCTATTGCAATACAATGATGatgaaacagaaaataattcaGTCACATGCAttagtataataaatgtagTATTATGGATATTGATATCGATAGTTCCATTTATCCAg GCAGCTAGATTAACTACTGCTTGTTCTATGATACAAAGTATTGGTCATGAAGTACGTATCCGACCATTTGTTTATGAAAGTACACCAGGAGAAGATTTGGACactatacttttatatacatcCTCATTAAAAATGTGCGCTAGATTGTTTAGAATACCAGTGACAGGTAGGTATTTGTGCCTGCTTTTAACTGTTGCTAGTATTACTATACTTACATTAGGTCAATGTCAAAtcttataa
- the LOC124947177 gene encoding DCN1-like protein 5 isoform X1 has translation MPRSKRRAPSSTNHHHTSIDMSPSAHEEGLPRHPSKRLRHTSGARRYTKTEDVSSASSFSQKRCITWFREYTTPDDSDTLGPEGMEKFCEDIGVEPENVVMLVLAYKMNARQMGFFTLSEWLKGLSELQCDSIYKIQQKLEYLRNQLNDPHVFKGIYRYAYDFARDKDQRSMDMETARVMLQLLLGKHWPLFTQFAQFLDQSKYKVINKDQWCNILEFSRTINHDLSNYDLDGAWPVMLDEFVEWLKMQRGEDASSTEARGPVMLDEFVEWLKMQRGEDASSTEARGS, from the exons ATGCCACGCAGCAAGCGTAGAGCGCCCTCTAGCACAAATCACCATCACACATCAATTGATATGTCACCTAGTGCCCATGAAGAGGGTTTACCAAGACATCCATCAAAACGATTGCGCCATACGTCTGG agcAAGGCGGTACACAAAAACAGAAGATGTCTCCAGCGCATCATCATTTTCTCAGAAACGATGTATAACTTGGTTTAGAGAATATACAACACCAGATGATTCAGATACTCTTGGCCCTGAAGGAATGGAGAAGTTCTGTGAAGACATTGGAGTTGAACCTGAAAATGTAGTGATGCTAGTTCTCGCCTATAAAATGAATGCTCGTCAAATGGGGTTTTTCACTTTGAGCGAATGGTTAAAAGGTCTTTCGGAATTACAATGTGAttccatatataaaatacaacaaAAGCTTGAGTACCTCAGGAACCAATTAAATGATCCTCACGTTTTTAAAGGAATTTATAGATATGCCTATGATTTTGCTAGG GATAAAGATCAACGTAGTATGGATATGGAAACTGCTAGAGTAATGCTACAGTTACTTTTGGGAAAGCATTGGCCTTTGTTTACACAGTTCGCTCAGTTCCTAGATCAATCTAAGTACAAAGTAATCAACAAAGATCAATGGTGTAACATTTTAGAATTTTCTCGTACAATCAATCATGACTTATCTAATTATGATTTAGATGGAGCGT GGCCTGTAATGCTTGATGAATTTGTTGAATGGTTAAAAATGCAGAGAGGTGAGGATGCATCATCGACAGAAGCAAGGG GGCCTGTAATGCTTGATGAATTTGTTGAATGGTTAAAAATGCAGAGAGGTGAGGATGCATCATCGACAGAAGCAAGGGGTAGCTGA
- the LOC124957625 gene encoding nucleolar protein 10 isoform X1, with the protein MQASCPNNVKIYNLSVGKSLPEWLSERKKRNLIKKNVDIRRRIELIQDFDMPEVSTSIKLSKDGQYILATGIYKPRVKCFDVNNLSLKFERCFDSEVITFEVLSNDYSKIVFLQCDRNIEFHAAHGKYHRLRIPRFGRDLKYHYPSCDLFVVGVSNEIYRINLERGQFLQSFESEASALNKCEINPLHHLLVVGTQDGKIEAWDPRTKNRVGVLDCALHYVLQNDRLNAVPSITALKFQGGLTLGVGTSNGKVLLYDVRSSKPFLSKDHGYGLPIKSIEFHEKIDVIYSMDSSIIKIWEKENGKLYTSIEAENYFNDLCVIPNSGMVLIANENNKMQTYYIPSLGPAPYWCSFLDNLTEELEELNYDIIYDDYKFITEKELDELGLSHLKGTNLLRAYMHGYFIDIRLYRKARNVIKPFEFEEYKKKKIRQKILETCGSRIQVQQLPSVNKELALKLMENEMNKNFKKKKRITSNILKDERFKALFNNPDFQVDKNSEEYALLNPVISQLEKSKVKKMKAIVEQQEQLKSEDYLYNIENEDRNSSSDESFIHEDSSDDEKTWVKDIRKQYRLIKKNRQKEEENNEKSNNDMKILNNQPNLYEIKEDVEFKEAKPVASKRNKFTLGKRLQNEQMHNLNVSGSRGSRKMTFIIGKRKRDTNSKQTVKKYRKEYKDLLRPAGNIHKIKH; encoded by the exons ATGCAAGCTTCTTGTCCGAATAATGTGAAAATTTATAACTTGAGTGTGGGCAAGTCTCTACCCGAG TGGTtatccgaaagaaaaaaacgaaatctaataaagaaaaatgttg ATATAAGACGTCGTATAGAACTTATACAAGACTTTGATATGCCTGAAGTTAGTACATCCATTAAGCTTTCAAAGGATGGACAGTATATTTTAGCAACTGGAATTTATAAGCCACGTGTCAAGTGCTTTGATGTTaacaatttatcattaaagtTTGAAAGATGTTTTGACTCTGAGGTAATCACGTTTGAAGTACTATCAAATGATTATAGCAag atTGTATTTTTACAATGTGATAGGAACATTGAATTTCATGCTGCTCATGGCAAATATCATAGACTCAGAATACCTCGATTTGGTAGGGATTTAAAGTACCATTATCCATCTTGTGATCTTTTTGTTGTAGGTGTTAG TAATGAAATCTACAgaataaatttagaaagagGACAATTTTTACAATCGTTTGAATCGGAGGCATCTGCATTAAACAAGTGTGAAATAAATCCATTGCATCACTTACTTGTAGTTGGAACACAGGATGGAAAAATAGAAGCATGGGATCCACGAACAAAAAATAGAGTGGGTGTATTGGATTGTGCATTGCATTATGTACTTCAGAATGAtag ATTGAATGCAGTTCCTTCCATTACTGCTCTGAAATTTCAAGGTGGCTTAACCTTAGGTGTAGGTACATCTAATGGAAAAGTCTTATTATATGATGTTAGGTCATCTAAACCATTTTTATCCAAAGATCATGGATATGGTTTACCTATTAAAAGTATTGAATTCCATGAAAAAATAGATGTTATTTATTCTATGGATAGttctattataaagatatgggaaaaagaaaat ggaaaattatatacatccATAGAAGCGGAAAactattttaatgatttatgtGTCATACCAAATAGTGGAATGGTTTTAAtagcaaatgaaaataataaaatgcaaaCATACTATATTCCTAGTCTTGGGCCAGCACCTTATTGGTGTAGTTTTCTAGACAATCTTACAGAAGAATtagaagaattaaattatgatattatttatgatgatTATAAGTTTATTActgaaaaagaattagatgAATTAGGCCTTTCTCATCTAAAAGGCACTAATTTACTTCGAGCCTATATGCATGGTTACTTTATAGATATTCGTTTGTACAGAAAAGCTAGAAATGTAATTAAACCATTCGAATTTgaagaatataagaaaaagaagatacgtCAAAAGATACTAGAGACATGTGGTAGTAGAATAcaa GTTCAACAATTGCCTAGTGTCAACAAAGAGCTGGCTTTAAAATTAATGgagaatgaaatgaataaaaattttaaaaagaagaagagaattacatctaatattttgaaagatgAACGTTTCAAagcattatttaataatccaGATTTTCAAGTTGATAAAAATTCTGAAGAATATGCATTATTAAATCCTGTTATCTCACAACTTGAGAAaagcaaagtaaaaaaaatgaaagctaTAGTAGAACAGCAAGAGCAATTGAAAAGCGAAGATTATTTGTATAACATTGAAAATGaag ATAGAAATTCTAGTTCAGATGAGAGCTTCATACACGAAGATAGTTCAGATGATGAAAAGACATGGGTGAAAGATATACGGAAgcaatatcgattaataaagaaaaatcgacaaaaagaagaagaaaacaatgaaaagtCAAATAACGATATGAAAATACTAAATAATCAACCAAATCTTTATGAAATTAAGGAAGATGTAGAATTTAAAGAAGCAAAACCTGTTGCGAGTAAACgaaataa ATTCACTTTAGGAAAAAGATTACAAAACGAACAAATGCATAATTTGAATGTATCTGGATCACGTGGTAGTAGAAAAATGACATTTATTATTGGAAAA aGAAAACGAGATACGAATTCAAAACAAACagtaaaaaaatacagaaaagaatataaggaTCTTCTACGACCAGCTGGAAATATtcacaaaataaaacattaa
- the LOC124947177 gene encoding DCN1-like protein 5 isoform X2 gives MPRSKRRAPSSTNHHHTSIDMSPSAHEEGLPRHPSKRLRHTSGARRYTKTEDVSSASSFSQKRCITWFREYTTPDDSDTLGPEGMEKFCEDIGVEPENVVMLVLAYKMNARQMGFFTLSEWLKGLSELQCDSIYKIQQKLEYLRNQLNDPHVFKGIYRYAYDFARDKDQRSMDMETARVMLQLLLGKHWPLFTQFAQFLDQSKYKVINKDQWCNILEFSRTINHDLSNYDLDGAWPVMLDEFVEWLKMQRGEDASSTEARGS, from the exons ATGCCACGCAGCAAGCGTAGAGCGCCCTCTAGCACAAATCACCATCACACATCAATTGATATGTCACCTAGTGCCCATGAAGAGGGTTTACCAAGACATCCATCAAAACGATTGCGCCATACGTCTGG agcAAGGCGGTACACAAAAACAGAAGATGTCTCCAGCGCATCATCATTTTCTCAGAAACGATGTATAACTTGGTTTAGAGAATATACAACACCAGATGATTCAGATACTCTTGGCCCTGAAGGAATGGAGAAGTTCTGTGAAGACATTGGAGTTGAACCTGAAAATGTAGTGATGCTAGTTCTCGCCTATAAAATGAATGCTCGTCAAATGGGGTTTTTCACTTTGAGCGAATGGTTAAAAGGTCTTTCGGAATTACAATGTGAttccatatataaaatacaacaaAAGCTTGAGTACCTCAGGAACCAATTAAATGATCCTCACGTTTTTAAAGGAATTTATAGATATGCCTATGATTTTGCTAGG GATAAAGATCAACGTAGTATGGATATGGAAACTGCTAGAGTAATGCTACAGTTACTTTTGGGAAAGCATTGGCCTTTGTTTACACAGTTCGCTCAGTTCCTAGATCAATCTAAGTACAAAGTAATCAACAAAGATCAATGGTGTAACATTTTAGAATTTTCTCGTACAATCAATCATGACTTATCTAATTATGATTTAGATGGAGCGT GGCCTGTAATGCTTGATGAATTTGTTGAATGGTTAAAAATGCAGAGAGGTGAGGATGCATCATCGACAGAAGCAAGGGGTAGCTGA